The Acidimicrobiales bacterium genome contains the following window.
TGGCCCCATGAACCCGAGATCGGATCCCAGCAAATAGGGCCTCTGCCCAGATTAGTGACAGCAGACGCAGTCTTCAAGAAGTAACTAGTCAGTTAATAAGAAAAAGTGTGAAGTTGGCGGGAGCCAGGACCTAGCGGGAAGCCGGGATCTAGTAGTAGGCGTCTCCCCCATCAAGCGAGATGGTCCCACCGCTGAAGCCAGCACCCTCATCAGAGGCTAGATGGACCGCGAATGCTGCAACTTCACCCACAGTGACCGGACGCTGAAGAGCGGTATGCGCCGTGTAGAAGGAAACCAATTCGTCGACGCCGCCTAATCCCTGAGCGCGTCCAGCCCGCTCGTGGACCATATCTGTCACCACGATCCCTGGGCAGATGGCATTGACAGTGATCCCTTCTACCCCAACTTCTCGAGCTACCGACTTGACGAACCCGTTGATCGCATGCTTGTTCGCCGCATAACCGGCGATGTTGGGCTTAGCCACCTTTCCTTCGACTGAAGAGATGGCAAGAACCCGTCCTGACCTCTGGGGGACCATGTACCGCAAGGCCCTTCTCGTAGCCCAGAACGTGTGGTTCAAATTCAGGTTGAGTTCGTACTGCCACTCCTCGTCAGACATATCCACCACCGGGGCTGTATCTCTGACACCACCTGCGTTGCAAACCAGAATGTCGATCTGACCGTAGGTCTCCACGGCGTGGTCAACGAGCCCCTCGGCTACTACCTGATCAGTCACACTCCCCGGCCAGAAGGCCACTCGGTCCCCACCGTTCATCTCAGCGAGAGCGGCTGCACCCTTTTCTGGACTCCGACCGTTGATGACAACCGACGCACCCTCGTCAAGAAATGCCTCTGCGATGGCACGTCCGATGCCCCGAGTCCCTCCCGAGACTGCAGCAACTCTTCCGTCAAGTCTGGATCCACCCATCTGATCGCAATCCTCTCCTCTAAGAGTCGTTTTCCTGCCTCGGTCGATAATGATGGGCCCGTTGGGTTCGCCCCCCCGCGACCAACAAGAGTTGGCCGGTCACCCACGATGCAGCATCGGACGCGAGGTAAACCACGGCCGCGGCGATGTCATCTGGGACGCCCATCCGAGCCAAGGGGATGGTGGCCTGGATCTCGTCCAACTGGTCGTCAACGTTAAGTACCTCTCGGAATGCCTCGGTGACCACCGGCCCGGGTGCAACGGCATTGACGCGAATCGCCGGCGCGAGTTCAAGGGCCAGGGTCTGGGTCAAGTTGTTCATCCCAGCTTTCGCGGCCGCATAGGGGCCGGTGAACGGTGAGCCACGGGTCCCTGCGCCTGAGGAAATGTTAATGATGGAACCGGCTTCGCCCATCCGCGGTGCTGCGGCCTTACATCCCTGAAAGGCAGATGTGAGGTTGAGATCGAGTTGGGACCTGAATACTTCATCGCTTGTCTCTACAAGTCGCCTAGTGGTCTTCTCGTCTGACCCACCGACATTGTTGACCCAGATGTCCAGGTGCCCGAATCTCTCCATGGCCTGATCCGCAAGCGTTTCGGAGAAATCTCGGATATCGCCTTGCACTATCAGAGCCGAGCGCCCTCGTTTTTCGATCTCCGCAGCAGTGGCCTCAAGATCATGGATACGCCGGGAATTCAACACGACATCACAACCGAAATCGGCAAGGCCTAACGCAATAGACCGGCCAATCCCCTGTCCCGAGCCAGTGACCACGGCAACTCGGCCGTTCATCTCGAAGAGGTCACGTACCGTCATGCCTTCTGATCCTCACATATCTTGAATGTGCCCAAGCCAGGAAAACGATGATCCACCCAGTCGGATGGCCTATTCAAAAAGTAACCCGGCGATTAGTTTGTCTAGGTGGTCGGACCGAGCGCAACACCAGAGCAGAGAGTGGAGAGGCACGCCTCCTTCTGCCGCTTCTGTCACGCGGCCTGCCCGGTCCTCGTCGACATTGAGGACGGTGACCGGATAGTTGACATTCGCGGCGATCGCTCAGACCCTCTCTTCCAGGGCTTTACCTGCGTGAAGGGCCGACAACTC
Protein-coding sequences here:
- a CDS encoding SDR family NAD(P)-dependent oxidoreductase, coding for MGGSRLDGRVAAVSGGTRGIGRAIAEAFLDEGASVVINGRSPEKGAAALAEMNGGDRVAFWPGSVTDQVVAEGLVDHAVETYGQIDILVCNAGGVRDTAPVVDMSDEEWQYELNLNLNHTFWATRRALRYMVPQRSGRVLAISSVEGKVAKPNIAGYAANKHAINGFVKSVAREVGVEGITVNAICPGIVVTDMVHERAGRAQGLGGVDELVSFYTAHTALQRPVTVGEVAAFAVHLASDEGAGFSGGTISLDGGDAYY
- a CDS encoding SDR family oxidoreductase is translated as MTVRDLFEMNGRVAVVTGSGQGIGRSIALGLADFGCDVVLNSRRIHDLEATAAEIEKRGRSALIVQGDIRDFSETLADQAMERFGHLDIWVNNVGGSDEKTTRRLVETSDEVFRSQLDLNLTSAFQGCKAAAPRMGEAGSIINISSGAGTRGSPFTGPYAAAKAGMNNLTQTLALELAPAIRVNAVAPGPVVTEAFREVLNVDDQLDEIQATIPLARMGVPDDIAAAVVYLASDAASWVTGQLLLVAGGRTQRAHHYRPRQENDS